The following proteins are encoded in a genomic region of Arachis ipaensis cultivar K30076 chromosome B02, Araip1.1, whole genome shotgun sequence:
- the LOC110269143 gene encoding uncharacterized protein LOC110269143 — MKKLKQISVPAWEYLDRFDPAAWSKAFFSPGPKVDNITNNMCEVWNAKIVAYRGKPILTMCEDLRCYLMRKMAAHKKKLEKHVSALAPVQQKRLDDFIKPKSQKWKAIWAGDSKRVLFEVHCRNHKVGVNLEERTCTCNLWQLTGMPCRHAVAARSKMDLRPEDFVHKWLTMKAVRATYSHCIKPVNSEEYWVQSDAPKTLPPPIKRAAHRPKMKRRSDPIEKEMNPNKCRKTFQVTCSKCGQLGHYYKTCTNAPQDPNWKPMTKKERRTKKASLQFVESSQANTQQLPFMID, encoded by the exons ATGAAAAAGCTGAAACAGATCAGTGTTCCAGCTTGGGAATATCTTGATAGGTTTGATCCAGCTGCTTGGTCAAAGGCGTTTTTCAGTCCCGGACCCAAGGTTGACAATATCACCAATAATATGTGCGAAGTTTGGAACGCTAAGATAGTGGCATACAGGGGTAAGCCAATACTGACAATGTGCGAGGACTTAAGATGTTATCTAATGCGGAAGATGGCAGCACACAAAAAAAAGCTAGAGAAACATGTTAGTGCTTTAGCTCCAGTGCAGCAAAAAAGATTGGACGACTTCATTAAGCCAAAAAGCCAAAAATGGAAAGCTATCTGGGCTGGAGATAGTAAGAGAGTTCTTTTTGAAGTGCACTGTCGAAATCACAAGGTTGGGGTTAATCTTGAAGAAAGAACATGCACATGCAACCTATGGCAGCTAACTG GTATGCCTTGTAGACATGCAGTGGCAGCTAGGTCTAAGATGGACCTTAGGCCTGAAGATTTTGTGCATAAGTGGCTGACAATGAAAGCAGTAAGAGCTACATACTCACATTGCATCAAACCGGTTAATAGTGAAGAGTACTGGGTACAATCGGATGCTCCTAAGACTCTTCCTCCTCCAATCAAAAGAGCTGCTCATAGGCCAAAGATGAAGAGAAGATCAGACCCGATTGAGAAAGAGATGAATCCAAACAAATGTAGAAAAACCTTTCAGGTCACTTGCTCAAAGTGTGGTCAGTTAGGACACTACTACAAGACTTGTACCAATGCACCTCAAGACCCGAATTGGAAACCTATGACAAAGAAAGAGAGAAGGACAAAGAAAGCGTCTTTGCAATTTGTAGAGTCAAGCCAAGCTAACACTCAGCAG TTACCATTTATGATAGACTaa